One part of the Odontesthes bonariensis isolate fOdoBon6 chromosome 15, fOdoBon6.hap1, whole genome shotgun sequence genome encodes these proteins:
- the cdkn2c gene encoding cyclin-dependent kinase 4 inhibitor C, translating into MTEEDELCKASARGERDKVLSILQRGVNVSGFNSFNRTALQVVKLGDSQLIKVLLEAGADPNLPDPVLKLTVTHDAAREGFVESVRALMDHGADVNLVDENGNLPLHLAAREGHLHVVKLLIPHTASPRAANIHGFTAWQLARDFKRVETAEYIEEYLGSNKGS; encoded by the exons ATGACTGAGGAAGATGAGCTATGCAAAGCCTCAGCCAGGGGAGAACGAGATAAAGTGCTGAGTATTCTGCAACGTGGAGTTAATGTCAGTGGATTTAACAGCTTCAACAGGACTGCACTCCAG GTGGTGAAGTTAGGGGACAGCCAACTCATAAAGGTTCTCCTAGAAGCGGGGGCAGACCCAAACCTGCCCGACCCGGTCTTGAAGCTCACGGTGACTCACGACGCCGCGCGCGAGGGATTTGTGGAATCTGTGCGCGCGCTGATGGACCACGGGGCGGACGTGAACCTGGTGGATGAAAACGGTAACCTGCCGCTGCACCTGGCCGCAAGAGAGGGACACCTGCATGTGGTGAAGCTGCTGATACCACACACCGCCAGCCCGCGAGCGGCCAACATCCATGGATTCACCGCGTGGCAGCTCGCTCGCGACTTCAAGAGGGTGGAAACCGCCGAATACATTGAGGAGTATTTGGGCTCCA ACAAGGGAAGTTGA